The Streptomyces capitiformicae genome contains the following window.
TGCCGAGCGGGTCGTCCGCGTGGCGCAGCCGTAGCCGGGCCCACAGGGCGAGGGTGGCGACGGCGGCCACGAGGAGGACCTTGGCGAGCAGCGTGCGGCCGTACGCCGTGTCCGTCAGCTGGTCGAGGACCGTCCCCGGCGGCATGCGGCGCAGCGTGCTCCACACCCCGGTGGCGGTGACGCCGGCCAGCAGAACGACGGCCACGCGCGCGTAGAGCCCCAACAGCGCGGCCCCCGCCCCCGTCGCCGTACGCCACGCGCGCGTGCGCAACGTCCGCAGGACGTGCAGCAGCCCGCCCGCCCACAGGGCCGCGCACGTCAGATGCGTCAAGGTCAGGGCGCTGCCGACCAACGGGCTGTAGTGCTCGGTGGGTGGATGCGCGCGCAGCGCCTCCGCGACGGCGATCGCGGCCAGTGGTGCCAGTTGGGTGGCCGGGCGGCGGGAAAGGGCACAAAGGCCCGCCGCGGCGAACGCGTTGACCTCCAGGAGGGCGAGCTTGCCGTCCCGGGTCTCGTAGAGGCCGCCGACGTCCATGTCGGCGGGGGAGCCCGGCACCAGATTGCCGGTCGCCACGACCGAGGCCAGCCCGAGCGCGGCGACGAAACCGCCGCCCGCCGCCCACACCGCCCCACTGCGCGGCCTCTCCGGGGGCGCCCCCGGCACCCGGCGCACCAGCCAGGCCACGAGCAGCTCACCCACCGGCACACACAGCGCGGCCAGCGACACCGCCCGCAGCAGCCCGACCCCACCCACGGCGGGCGCCGCCGCCTCACCCGTGCCGTCCAGCGCGACACGCGGACCGAACAGCGGTATCAACGCCCCCACGGCCACCAGGGCGAGCAGCACCACAGTCCGGCCGGTACCTCCCTCGGGCCGCCGCCGCTCGGGCTCCTCCGCCCCCGTCGCCTCCGCTGTCCGTCTCGTCAGGCTCACCTCGAAAAGTTCACCAGTCGCGCCAGACCTGGGCAAGTGCCGGAAAACAACTGGCAGTTCGACATTCCGCCCATACGTACGACTCCGGCGGCCCGACTGCTCGGACACTCAGCCCCAGCGTGCCTCGTCCGCGCCCCAGGGACCCGGCGGTCGCCACCAGTCGCACGGTCCGCCCTCGAAGGAGACCGGCGGCAGGGCGTACCGCAGTCGTCCCAACCGGCTGTCCCGCTCGGCGAGCCACGCCTCCGGCCCTTCGTAGAGCCCCTCGTAGACGTCGAGCCCGTCCGGACCGCGCTCGATGCCGTCCGTCAACCAGGCAGCCGTACGCGCGAGTGACAGCCGGACGACTCGACCGCCGCCCCCGTCCAACCGCTCGGTGAGCGCCCGCAGGACGGCGGCCGCCAGCAGGTACCCCGTCCCGTGGTCGAGGGCCTGCGCGGGCAGCGCGCCCGGCTGCTCCACAGAGCCCTCGACCGAGGCGATCCCCGTGGCCACTTGCACCAGACTGTCGAAGCCCCGCCGCCCGGCCCACGGACCGTACGCGCCCCATGCCGAGACCTGCGCCACGACCAGCCCCGGCCGTCGCGCCATCAGTGCCTCGGGCGACAGCCCGAACCGGTCCAGCGCCCCGGGCCGATACCCGGTGACGACGACGTCCGCCTCGGCGAGCAGCGCTTCGAAGGAATCTGGATCCGCGGCCAGATCGAGAGTCGCCGACCGTTTCCCGAAGCCGGTGTCGGCGTGCTGGTCGAGGATCTCGGGCATCCCCGGCGGATCGACCCGCAGGACGTCCGCGCCCAGCAGCGCGAGCGTGCGGGTGGCCACCGGGCCCGCGATGACCCGGGTCAGATCCAGGACGCGTACGCCGGCCGCGGGCAACTGGAGCGTCCCGCCGATCGGGGCCAAGGCCGGGAGCACACGCGCGTGTGCGGTGTCCGCCCGGTGGTGCTCGACCAGCGGACGGGCCGCCACCGCGCTGCCCTGCCCGTGCGCGGCCCACTCCTTCGCCGTACGCGACGCGACCGCGAGACCCCCGGCCGCGTACACGGCCTCCTCGACGTCCCGGGACGACCGCTCGGCGAGCGCGGCCCCGACGGCGGCGACCGGATCGGGCATGCCCTCGGGCACGCTCAGCGCGGCCAGCAGCCGCTCCCGGTGATGCGGATAGTTCGCATGGGTCCGGACCCACCCGTCCGCCGTCCGCCAGAACCGGGACAGCGGTGCGAAGGTGACGGGTGCCCGCCCGTCGATCAGCAGATGACGCTCACTCACGAAGGCCGTACCGACCGCCCCGTCGTCCACCCGTACCCGAGGCACCTCCGCGCGCCCGGCCCGCCGCGCCCCCAGTTCGGCGGCCGCCAGCGCGCACACCCCGACGCAGGCCCGCGCCAACTCCCGCACCGGCAGCCGGGCGGGCAGCACCCCGTCCCGTACGACGGTCGAGATCCGCGGCAGCAGGGCGGGATCGCCGCCCAGCGCCGCCCATGCGAACTCCATCTCCTCAGCAGTCATGACGGCACTATGCCCGGGGTTGATCAATCAACATGCGGAAGGGCCGGGTGGCACCACCGTCGCCGCCCGGCCCAACTCCGCTGGAAAGGGCCCTACTTGGTCACCGCGTCCAGAGCGTCCGCCGTGCCGAAGCCGTAGAAGCCGTTGTAGTTCCTCGGCCCCTCGCAGACCGCGTCGACCTTGCCGTCCCCGTCGATGTCGTACGGGTCGGTGCAGGGCGTGGCGTCGGCCTGGGCGTACAGCAGGGCCTTCACCAGAGCCGCCGGGGCGTGGGGGCGCGTCGACTTGATGAGGGCGGCCACACCCGCGACGTGCGGGGACGCCATCGACGTACCGGCCATGTAGCCCCACTTGCCGCCGGGCAGCGGGCCCAGGATCAGGCCGCTGGTGGCGGGCGGGGCCGGGGTCTGGTAGCGGGTCGAGTCGCCGCCGGGCGCGGCGATGTCGATGACGCCCAGACCGTGGTTGGAGAAGGACGACTTGAGGCCCTTCGCGCCGGTCGAGGCGACCGTGACGACACCCGGCAGCTGGGTCGGGATGTCGAGGCACTCGGACGGGTCGATCACCCGGTCCGACGGCGTCGAGTCGTTCGGGGACACCGGGTCGGTGATCTTGTCGGCGGCGAGGTCGTAGTTCTCGTTGCCGGCCGCGGCCACGTTGACCGCGCCCTTCCACTCCGCGTACTTCGACGCCCGGGTGAGGGCCTCGACGAGCGCCTTCTGGTCCGGGTCGTCCTTGCAGTTGAAGTACCAGGGGTCGGTGTAATAGCTGTTGTTCGTGACGTCCACACCGTGCTCGGCGGCCCACATGAAGCCGCAGACGACGGCCTCGGTGTAGAAGAAACCGGCCGTGGTGGACACCTTGATGCCGGAGACCTTCACACCCGGCGCGACACCGGTGACGCCGACGCCGTTCTTGGCCGCCGCGATCTCACCGGCCACATGGGTGCCGTGCGGGCTCTCCTCGGCGCTGGGCCGCCAGGCACCCTCGGTCATGTCGGGCTTGCCCGTCACACAGTTGACCGACGCCTCGCGGTCGAAGTTGGGCGCGATGTCCGGGTGGGTGTCGTCGACGCCCGTGTCGATGACGGCGACCGTGACGTCCCGGCTGCCCAGCGACACCTCGTGGGCCTTGTCCGCCTTGATGGCCGGCAGATCCCACTGCAACGGCTCCAAGGGGTCCTGCCCCTCCGCTGCCTCGGCCTTCGCCGCCTCCTCGGCGGTCAGCACCTTCGGCGTGCCCACATCGGTGGTCGACTGCGCGGGCAGCGGCGCGGTGCGCGTGGCACCGGCCGACTCCACACCGCGTACGTCACGGATCGCGGCCGCGAAGCCGGCGTTCGCCGAGTGGACGACGATGACGCCGATCCGGTCGTACGACGTCACGATCGTGCCGCCGGCCTTCGTGATGGCCTTCTTCAGGTGGGCGGACGGGCGGTGTCCGGGGCGGACATTGACCACATAGCTGAGCGACGTCCCGTCGGCCGCGGCCTGCGCGGTCTGCGTGGCCTGCGCGTTCGCCTCGGCCGCCGAGGCCGTGACGTTCGGTACGACGACGAGTGCCGTCGCCATGGCCATCCCCAGCGGGATCGCGGCCGGCCGGCGGGAGCGCTTGCGACGCGCTGTCATGCTGTCTCCAGTTCGTCTTCGTTCGTGAAACGAGCGGTACGAGCTGTGCGGGAATCCAAGGGATACGGCCCCGGGAATACGGCCCCGGGAATACGGCCCCGCCGGCGCCCGGCATTCGCCGGGCGCCCTGGGAGCCTGTCGGCCGGGACCGTGCTACTTGACGGCCTTCAGCGCGTTGACGATGCCGAACCCATAGAAGCCGTTGACGCGCGGGCCGCCCTCGCAAACCGCGTCCTGCGTGCCGTCGCCGTCCTGGTCGTACGACTCGGGGCAGGCCGTCTTGTCCGCCTGCGCCTTCAGCAGCCACTGCAGCTGCCGCGGGCTCGCCCACGGGTGCGTCGACTTCAGCAGCGCGGCGACGGCGGAGGCGTGCGGTGCCGCCATCGAGGTGCCCTGCAGGTAGCCGTACTTGCCGTCCGGCATGGTGGACAGGATGCGGCCGTTCTTCGACGGCGTGTCCGGGATCTGGTAGCGGCTGTCGCCACCCGGGGCCGCGATGTCGACGACGCCGTTGCCGTACGTGGAGTAGAACGACTTCTCGTTCTTCACGCCCGTCGCGCTGACCGTGACGATGCCCGGGAGCTGCGTCGGCACGTCGAAGCACTCGTGCGGGTCGATGGTGCGCTCGACCGGGGTGGTGTCGTTGGGGCTGGAGTCGTCCACGATCGCGTCGGAGTCGAGGTCGTGGTTGGAGTTGCCCGCCGACGCCAGGTGCAGGGTGCCCTTCTTCGTGGCGTACTTCTGGGCCCGGTTCACCGCGTCGACGATGGCCTTCTGGTCCGGGTCGTCCACGCAGTTGTAGAGCCACGGGTCGACGTAGTAGCTGTTGTTCGTGATCTCCACGCCGCGGTCGGCGGCGAACACGAACGCGCAGACGACGCTCTCCGCGTAGAACAGGCCGCTCTTGCGGTCCGTCACATTGATGCTGGAGACCTTCACGCCGGGTGCCACACCGGCGACGCCCACGTCGTTGCGGGCCGCGGCTATCTCACCGGCGACGTGCGTGCCGTGGTAGTCGTCCACGGTGTACGGCCGCCAGGCGCCCTCGCTGGTGTCCGCGACGCCGCCGTTGCAGTTCGCCGACTGGGACTTGGAGAAGTTCGGGGCGAGGTCCGGGTGGGTGTCGTCGACGCCGGTGTCGATGACGGCGACGGTGACCTTCTTGCTGCCCGGGTTGATCTTCGAGGCCTTGTCGGCGCCGATCGAACGCAAGTCCCACTGGTCGGCCTCGAGCGGCTCGGCGTCGGCGATGTCCGCCGAGGCGGCCTTCACCTTCGCGGCCTCCGCGTCCGTCAGGTAGTCGACGGCGCCCACGTCCGTCGTACCGGCCGGGGTCAGCGGCGAGGTCCGGGTGGCACCGGCGGACTGCACACCGCGCGCGCCCCGGATGGTGGCGCCGAACTCCGGGTTGGTCGAGTGGACCACGATCACGCCGATCTTGTCGTACGTGATGACGACGGTGCCGCCGGCCTCGGCGATCGCCTTCTTCACCGACGCGATCGTGCGCTTGTCGGTCCTGGTGTTCACGACGTACGAGAGGTTCGGGCCCTCCGCGGTCGCGGCGGCGGTCGCGGTCAGCGGCGCCGCCGAGGCGACACCCGGCAGGAAGCCGAGCGAGGCGGTCAGCGACAGAACGACCGGAACCGCGAGAGCGAGCCGTCGTCCGGAGCGCAGATGAGCCATGGGATCTCCACATCATCCTGAAAGAAACCGGCCCGAGCCACACGGGTGCCCGGGCAGGTACATGACTGGGTGGTTCGACCCGAAGTTATCCCTCGCCGTCGTCGGCCAGCAATGAATTGAGGGAGGAGAGGGCGAAGTAGAGGGGTAACCCTCGCCGATGGCCCCTGTCGAGCGACTTCCGAGCGACTTCCGGGCGACTTCCGAATCGGTTTTCGAAAGAGACACACGCGGTTGAACCGGTCCTCGTGCGCCGCCGTGACGTTGAGCAGGGAGCCCGAGCACGATCGTGCACCCGTCACCGTGAGGAACAGAGCCACCAGATGTCCGTATCCAACCCGTCATCCGACCCGACTGCGAATACGTCCCCAACCACCGTCGCCACCGCGGCGGAAACGCGAGGAGACCCCGTGGCAACCGACGCACCGCCCCCCTCGAAGGCAGAGCACCACCTCCCCTCCACCGAGGAGTTCGCCGCGGTCCAGGAGAGCGCTGAGTTCGGTGAGCTGCGCCGCTCCTACCGCTCGTTCGCCTTCCCGCTGACCGTGGCATTCATCGCCTGGTACCTGCTGTACGTCCTGCTCTCCAACTACGCGGGCGACTTCATGGGCACCAAGCTCTTCGGCAACATCAACGTCGCCTTCGTCCTCGGCGTCGCCCAGTTCGTCACCACATTCCTCATCGCCTGGTGGTACGCGCGGCACGCCGCCGCGAAGCTCGACCCCAAGGCCGAGGCCATCAAGTCCCGGATGGAGGGCGGCGCATGAGCCCCGTACAGCAGACATTCCTCGCCGCGAACGAGGCCAGCGAGCACCGGCCGCTGATCATCACCCTGTTCGGGCTGTTCGTCCTGGCGACCCTCGCCATCACCATCTGGGCGGGCCGTCAGACCAAGGACGCCGCCGACTTCTACGCGGGCGGACGCCAGTTCAGCGCCTTCCAGAACGGCCTCGCGGTCTCCGGTGACTACATGTCGGCCGCGTCCTTCCTCGGCATCGCGGGCGCGATCGCCCTCTTCGGATACGACGGCTTCCTCTACTCCATCGGCTTCCTCGTCGCCTGGCTGGTCGCCCTGCTCCTGGTCGCCGAGCCGCTGCGCAACTCCGGCCGCTACACCATGGGTGACGTGCTCGCGTACCGCATGCGCCAGCGCCCGGTCCGCACCGCGGCCGGTACGTCCACGATCGTCGTGTCGATCTTCTATCTGCTGGCCCAGATGGCGGGCGCGGGCGTCCTCGTGTCGCTGCTGCTCGGCATCACCTCCGACGCCGGCAAGGTCCTGATCGTCGCCCTCGTCGGCGTCCTGATGATCGTCTACGTCTCCATCGGCGGTATGAAGGGCACCACCTGGGTCCAGATGGTGAAGGCCGTGCTGCTGATCGGCGGCACGCTCCTCATTACGTTCCTGGTGCTGCTGAAGTTCAACTTCAACATCTCCGATCTGCTCGGCACGGCCGCCGAGAACAGCGGCAAGGGCGCCGCCTTCCTGGAGCCCGGCCTCCAGTACGGCGCGACCGGCACCTCCAAGCTGGACTTCATCTCCCTCGGCATCGCCCTGGTGCTCGGCACCGCCGGTCTGCCGCACATCCTGATCCGCTTCTACACGGTGCCCAACGCCAAGGCCGCCCGGAAGTCCGTGAACTGGGCCATCGGCATCATCGGCGGCTTCTACCTGATGACCATCGCCCTCGGCTTCGGCGCCGCCGCGCTGATCGACCAGAAAGAGATCATCGCCTCCAACCCGTCCGGCAACACGGCGGCCCCGCTGCTCGCCCTGCACCTGGGCGGCGTCGACTCGGCCTGGGGCGCGATCCTGCTCGCCACGATCTCGGCGGTGGCCTTCGCGACCATCCTCGCCGTGGTCGCCGGCCTCACCCTCGCCTCGTCGTCCTCCTTCGCGCACGACATCTACGCCAACGTCATCCGCAAGGGGAAGGCATCCGGCGCCGAAGAGGTCCGCGCGGCCCGCTGGGCGACCGTCTTCATCGGCGCCGTCGCGATCGGCCTGGGCGCCCTCGCCCGCGACCTGAACGTGGCCGGCCTGGTCGCGCTCGCCTTCGCGGTCGCCGCCTCCGCCAACCTGCCGACGATCCTCTACAGCCTCTTCTGGAAGAAGTTCACCACCCAGGGCGCGCTGTGGTCGATCTACGGCGGTCTGATCGTCGCCGTCGGCCTGGTGCTGTTCTCGCCCGTCGTCTCCGGCGACCCGAAGGCGATGTTCCCGGATGTCGACTTCCACTGGTTCCCGCTGAAGAACCCGGGCATCATCTCCATCCCGTTCGGCTTCCTCATGGGCTGGCTCGGCACGGTCCTCTCCAAGGAGGAGCCCGACACCGGCAAGTACGCCGAACTGGAGGTCCGCTCCCTCACGGGCACCGGAGCCCACTGAGCCGGTTCCCTCCGCCCGGGGCCGTCGTAGATCTCTACGGCGGCCCCGGGCCTGTTTCTCGGCATCCGACTCCGGCGTTGTCAGTGGTCTCACGTAGGCTCGCAAGTGTTCGGGAATTACTGATCCGGTACGGGAGGGGGCCCACGTGCTCATCGACACCTACGGCCGAGTGGCCACCGACCTGCGGGTCTCGCTGACCGACCGGTGCAATCTGCGCTGTACGTACTGCATGCCCGAGGAGGGCCTGCAGTGGTTGGCCAAGCCGGACCTCCTCACGGACGACGAGATCGTCCGCCTGATCGACATAGCCGTCCGCACGCTGGGCATCACCGAGGTCCGCTTCACCGGCGGCGAGCCCCTGCTGCGCCCCGGCCTGGTGGGCATAGTGGAGCGCGTCGCCGCCCTCGACCCGCGCCCCCAGATGTCCCTCACCACCAACGGCATCGGCCTCAAGCGCACGGCGACGGCCCTGAAGGCGGCGGGCCTGGACCGGGTCAACGTCTCACTGGACACCCTCCGCCCCGACGTTTTCAAGACCCTCACCCGCCGGGACCGCCACAAGGACGTCCTGGAGGGCCTCGAAGCCGCCCGCGAGGCGGACCTGAACCCCGTCAAGGTCAACTCGGTCCTGATGCCGGGCCTGAACGAGAACGAGGCCCCGGACCTCCTCGCCTGGGCCGTCGAGCACGATTACGAGCTGCGCTTCATCGAGCAGATGCCCCTGGACGCCCAGCACGGCTGGAAGCGCGACGGCATGGTGACGGCCGGTGACATCCTCCAGTCCCTCCGCACCCGCTTCGACCTCACCCCCGAGGGCTCCGAGATCCGCGGCTCGGCCCCGGCGGAACGCTGGCTGGTCGACGGCGGCCCCCACCGAGTAGGCGTCATCG
Protein-coding sequences here:
- the moaA gene encoding GTP 3',8-cyclase MoaA, which translates into the protein MLIDTYGRVATDLRVSLTDRCNLRCTYCMPEEGLQWLAKPDLLTDDEIVRLIDIAVRTLGITEVRFTGGEPLLRPGLVGIVERVAALDPRPQMSLTTNGIGLKRTATALKAAGLDRVNVSLDTLRPDVFKTLTRRDRHKDVLEGLEAAREADLNPVKVNSVLMPGLNENEAPDLLAWAVEHDYELRFIEQMPLDAQHGWKRDGMVTAGDILQSLRTRFDLTPEGSEIRGSAPAERWLVDGGPHRVGVIASVTRPFCSACDRTRLTADGQVRTCLFAREETDLRAALRSDASDEEIARIWRLAMWGKKAGAGLDDPSFVQPDRPMSAIGG
- a CDS encoding CopD family protein is translated as MSLTRRTAEATGAEEPERRRPEGGTGRTVVLLALVAVGALIPLFGPRVALDGTGEAAAPAVGGVGLLRAVSLAALCVPVGELLVAWLVRRVPGAPPERPRSGAVWAAGGGFVAALGLASVVATGNLVPGSPADMDVGGLYETRDGKLALLEVNAFAAAGLCALSRRPATQLAPLAAIAVAEALRAHPPTEHYSPLVGSALTLTHLTCAALWAGGLLHVLRTLRTRAWRTATGAGAALLGLYARVAVVLLAGVTATGVWSTLRRMPPGTVLDQLTDTAYGRTLLAKVLLVAAVATLALWARLRLRHADDPLGTCTPARAEVAVLGIVVAVSALLTALPVPIRW
- a CDS encoding S8 family peptidase codes for the protein MTARRKRSRRPAAIPLGMAMATALVVVPNVTASAAEANAQATQTAQAAADGTSLSYVVNVRPGHRPSAHLKKAITKAGGTIVTSYDRIGVIVVHSANAGFAAAIRDVRGVESAGATRTAPLPAQSTTDVGTPKVLTAEEAAKAEAAEGQDPLEPLQWDLPAIKADKAHEVSLGSRDVTVAVIDTGVDDTHPDIAPNFDREASVNCVTGKPDMTEGAWRPSAEESPHGTHVAGEIAAAKNGVGVTGVAPGVKVSGIKVSTTAGFFYTEAVVCGFMWAAEHGVDVTNNSYYTDPWYFNCKDDPDQKALVEALTRASKYAEWKGAVNVAAAGNENYDLAADKITDPVSPNDSTPSDRVIDPSECLDIPTQLPGVVTVASTGAKGLKSSFSNHGLGVIDIAAPGGDSTRYQTPAPPATSGLILGPLPGGKWGYMAGTSMASPHVAGVAALIKSTRPHAPAALVKALLYAQADATPCTDPYDIDGDGKVDAVCEGPRNYNGFYGFGTADALDAVTK
- a CDS encoding DUF485 domain-containing protein, with protein sequence MATDAPPPSKAEHHLPSTEEFAAVQESAEFGELRRSYRSFAFPLTVAFIAWYLLYVLLSNYAGDFMGTKLFGNINVAFVLGVAQFVTTFLIAWWYARHAAAKLDPKAEAIKSRMEGGA
- a CDS encoding S8 family serine peptidase, encoding MAHLRSGRRLALAVPVVLSLTASLGFLPGVASAAPLTATAAATAEGPNLSYVVNTRTDKRTIASVKKAIAEAGGTVVITYDKIGVIVVHSTNPEFGATIRGARGVQSAGATRTSPLTPAGTTDVGAVDYLTDAEAAKVKAASADIADAEPLEADQWDLRSIGADKASKINPGSKKVTVAVIDTGVDDTHPDLAPNFSKSQSANCNGGVADTSEGAWRPYTVDDYHGTHVAGEIAAARNDVGVAGVAPGVKVSSINVTDRKSGLFYAESVVCAFVFAADRGVEITNNSYYVDPWLYNCVDDPDQKAIVDAVNRAQKYATKKGTLHLASAGNSNHDLDSDAIVDDSSPNDTTPVERTIDPHECFDVPTQLPGIVTVSATGVKNEKSFYSTYGNGVVDIAAPGGDSRYQIPDTPSKNGRILSTMPDGKYGYLQGTSMAAPHASAVAALLKSTHPWASPRQLQWLLKAQADKTACPESYDQDGDGTQDAVCEGGPRVNGFYGFGIVNALKAVK
- a CDS encoding solute symporter family protein; translation: MSPVQQTFLAANEASEHRPLIITLFGLFVLATLAITIWAGRQTKDAADFYAGGRQFSAFQNGLAVSGDYMSAASFLGIAGAIALFGYDGFLYSIGFLVAWLVALLLVAEPLRNSGRYTMGDVLAYRMRQRPVRTAAGTSTIVVSIFYLLAQMAGAGVLVSLLLGITSDAGKVLIVALVGVLMIVYVSIGGMKGTTWVQMVKAVLLIGGTLLITFLVLLKFNFNISDLLGTAAENSGKGAAFLEPGLQYGATGTSKLDFISLGIALVLGTAGLPHILIRFYTVPNAKAARKSVNWAIGIIGGFYLMTIALGFGAAALIDQKEIIASNPSGNTAAPLLALHLGGVDSAWGAILLATISAVAFATILAVVAGLTLASSSSFAHDIYANVIRKGKASGAEEVRAARWATVFIGAVAIGLGALARDLNVAGLVALAFAVAASANLPTILYSLFWKKFTTQGALWSIYGGLIVAVGLVLFSPVVSGDPKAMFPDVDFHWFPLKNPGIISIPFGFLMGWLGTVLSKEEPDTGKYAELEVRSLTGTGAH
- a CDS encoding CoA transferase — its product is MTAEEMEFAWAALGGDPALLPRISTVVRDGVLPARLPVRELARACVGVCALAAAELGARRAGRAEVPRVRVDDGAVGTAFVSERHLLIDGRAPVTFAPLSRFWRTADGWVRTHANYPHHRERLLAALSVPEGMPDPVAAVGAALAERSSRDVEEAVYAAGGLAVASRTAKEWAAHGQGSAVAARPLVEHHRADTAHARVLPALAPIGGTLQLPAAGVRVLDLTRVIAGPVATRTLALLGADVLRVDPPGMPEILDQHADTGFGKRSATLDLAADPDSFEALLAEADVVVTGYRPGALDRFGLSPEALMARRPGLVVAQVSAWGAYGPWAGRRGFDSLVQVATGIASVEGSVEQPGALPAQALDHGTGYLLAAAVLRALTERLDGGGGRVVRLSLARTAAWLTDGIERGPDGLDVYEGLYEGPEAWLAERDSRLGRLRYALPPVSFEGGPCDWWRPPGPWGADEARWG